The genome window CAGACAGTGGACATTCGGAGAGACGACAAGTCTGAATTGCGGCAGcgagaggacgaggatgattCGAATATGGATGAACACAATGGACATAAAGAAGAGAACTCTTCACATGCTTGGATTGGAGTTGCCCTGATCAGCGGTTTTATCCTGATGTACCTCATCGATAAACTACCCGAATTCGCAACTCCTTCAAAGCAACAGAGACCGCCCTACCACATTTCTCTGGACAATCTGGGGTCCGGATTGCGACGcaacccctccccctccagagaaggagagtTGTTGGACGCCGGCAGTACCTCTAGTCGAAGCCATAGCTTTGCGACAACCACCGGTCTCGTCATCCATGCGGCAGCTGACGGCATTGCTCTGGGTGCATCTACCTCCGATACTGGGTTGAGTTTTATCATCTTCCTGGCTATAATGGTGCACAAAGCTCCTGCATCCTTTGGTCTTACATCGGTGTTGCTTAAGCAGGGCGTGTCTAGTCGGACTGCGAGAGCGCATCTGGTGGTCTTCAGCCTGGCGGCTCCGTTTGGCGCATTAGCAACATTTCTTTTCGTGCGGATCGTGGGCTCGGGCTCCAGCGGTGACGAGGCAGCCACTTTGTGGAGGACTGGGATGCTGTTGCTATTCTCTGCTGGAACTTTTCTGTAGGTTTCCTTCTGGTCTCGCTGACTGCAAGAGACAATGGTGACTAACCGTCTTTAGTTACGTTGCCATGCATACAATGCAGGAGAACAGCCCGAACTCGGAGTTGCGCGAACTACCAATTAATGGGTATGGCGATTCCAGAGACATCCCTACTAAAGACGACAAGTCGATGCGGGATCTGGTCGCTTCTGTCATCGGGATGATACTGCCGATGTTTCTGCAACTCGGTCATGCTCACTAACGTGGTTGCTCTTACCTACTAATCCCTATGTTTGTGATCTTATTTGACCGGAAATTTGGCTCTGGTCTGGTTTCAGACCTGTGACTCCTCCGCGAGCCTAGAAGAATGAACTCATGGCGATCTGGAATATTATAGACTTTGCGCGTTTGAACGAAGGATCCATATAC of Aspergillus fumigatus Af293 chromosome 2, whole genome shotgun sequence contains these proteins:
- a CDS encoding Mn(2+) transporter ATX2 yields the protein MEGLFTLLALSIVMAITSFVVGSLPLAFTLSPSQLRLISSLGMGVLVGTSLIVIIPEGVDTLYSANSHNDRKGLSTRSMPAVEWQHRSFPDVAAVDFSNSNKEADSTLPLIQTVDIRRDDKSELRQREDEDDSNMDEHNGHKEENSSHAWIGVALISGFILMYLIDKLPEFATPSKQQRPPYHISLDNLGSGLRRNPSPSREGELLDAGSTSSRSHSFATTTGLVIHAAADGIALGASTSDTGLSFIIFLAIMVHKAPASFGLTSVLLKQGVSSRTARAHLVVFSLAAPFGALATFLFVRIVGSGSSGDEAATLWRTGMLLLFSAGTFLYVAMHTMQENSPNSELRELPINGYGDSRDIPTKDDKSMRDLVASVIGMILPMFLQLGHAH